Proteins encoded within one genomic window of Acinetobacter sp. YWS30-1:
- the ppsA gene encoding phosphoenolpyruvate synthase gives MEARVIGLEKLGKHDVELVGGKNSSLGEMISHLSNAGVSVPGGFATTAAAYREFLEQSGLNAKINAELAALNVDDVNALAETGAKIRQWIVETPLTAELEKEIRAAFAELSNGNPDIAVAVRSSATAEDLPDASFAGQQETFLNIRGIDNVLIAIKEVFASLYNDRAISYRVHQNFAHDVVALSAGVQRMVRSETGAAGVMFTLDTESGFRDAVFITASYGLGEMVVQGAVNPDEFYISKPLLNAGKHAVLRRNLGSKHQKMIYGEEAAAGKSVVVVDVEKADRQQFALNDHELQELAKQALIIENHYGSPMDIEWAKDGDDGKIYIVQARPETVKSRENVGTMERYLLKQRGTVICEGRSIGQRIGSGKVRIVTSIKEMDKVQDGDVLVSDMTDPDWEPVMKRAAAIVTNRGGRTCHAAIIARELGVPAIVGCGNATEVLVDGQEVTVSCAEGDTGFIYEGALDFEIQTNSIESMPKLPFKIMMNVGNPDRAFDFAQIPNEGIGLARLEFIINRMIGVHPKALLNIDSLPRETRAAVLARTAGYASPIEFYVEKLVEGISTLAAAFADKPVIVRMSDFKSNEYANLIGGKLYEPEEENPMLGFRGASRYVSDNFRDCFELECRALKKVRDEMGLTNVQIMIPFVRTVAEAKRVIELLGQNGLKRGENGLKVIMMCELPTNALLAEQFLEHFDGFSIGSNDLTQLTLGLDRDSGIVSHLFDERDPAVKALLSMAIHACRKAGKYVGICGQGPSDHPDLAQWLMEQGIESVSLNPDSVLDTWFFLSEEKAQKA, from the coding sequence TTGGAAGCGCGCGTAATTGGTCTAGAAAAATTAGGGAAGCACGATGTTGAGCTTGTAGGTGGGAAAAACTCATCTCTGGGCGAAATGATCAGCCACTTATCTAATGCTGGTGTATCAGTACCAGGTGGCTTCGCAACAACAGCTGCTGCTTATCGTGAATTTCTCGAGCAAAGTGGCCTAAACGCTAAAATCAATGCAGAGCTTGCTGCACTTAACGTTGATGACGTCAATGCACTTGCTGAAACTGGTGCAAAGATTCGTCAATGGATTGTGGAAACTCCACTTACTGCTGAACTGGAAAAGGAAATTCGTGCAGCTTTTGCAGAACTTTCAAACGGCAACCCTGACATCGCGGTTGCCGTTCGTTCATCTGCGACTGCAGAAGACTTACCTGATGCTTCTTTCGCAGGTCAGCAAGAAACCTTCCTGAACATTCGTGGTATCGATAACGTTCTGATCGCGATCAAAGAAGTGTTTGCATCTTTGTACAATGACCGCGCGATCTCTTACCGTGTACACCAAAACTTTGCGCATGACGTGGTTGCTCTTTCTGCAGGCGTACAACGTATGGTTCGCTCAGAAACTGGTGCTGCTGGTGTAATGTTCACTCTAGATACTGAATCAGGCTTCCGTGATGCAGTATTCATTACAGCTTCTTATGGCTTGGGTGAAATGGTAGTTCAGGGTGCAGTAAACCCGGATGAATTCTATATTTCAAAGCCGCTTCTAAATGCAGGCAAACACGCTGTACTGCGCCGTAACTTAGGTTCTAAACATCAGAAAATGATTTATGGTGAAGAAGCCGCTGCGGGTAAATCAGTTGTTGTAGTTGATGTAGAAAAAGCGGATCGTCAACAATTTGCATTGAACGATCATGAACTGCAAGAATTGGCTAAGCAAGCACTGATCATTGAAAACCACTACGGTTCTCCAATGGACATCGAGTGGGCGAAAGACGGTGATGACGGCAAAATCTACATCGTTCAGGCGCGTCCTGAAACTGTGAAGAGCCGTGAAAATGTCGGCACGATGGAACGCTACCTGTTAAAACAACGTGGTACTGTAATCTGTGAAGGCCGTTCAATCGGTCAACGTATCGGTTCTGGTAAAGTCCGCATCGTAACTTCAATTAAAGAAATGGACAAAGTACAAGACGGTGATGTACTTGTATCTGATATGACTGACCCGGATTGGGAACCAGTAATGAAACGTGCTGCTGCGATTGTAACTAACCGTGGTGGTCGTACTTGTCACGCTGCAATCATTGCACGTGAGCTTGGTGTTCCAGCTATCGTAGGTTGTGGTAATGCAACCGAAGTCCTGGTTGACGGTCAGGAAGTAACTGTATCTTGTGCTGAAGGTGATACTGGTTTCATCTACGAAGGTGCATTGGATTTCGAAATCCAAACCAACTCTATCGAATCTATGCCAAAACTTCCGTTCAAAATCATGATGAACGTAGGTAACCCGGATCGTGCATTTGACTTCGCGCAAATTCCGAACGAAGGTATTGGTCTTGCTCGTCTAGAGTTCATCATCAACCGTATGATCGGCGTGCATCCTAAAGCATTATTGAACATCGATAGTCTGCCACGTGAAACTCGTGCTGCTGTACTTGCCCGTACTGCAGGTTATGCATCTCCAATCGAATTCTATGTAGAAAAACTGGTTGAAGGTATCTCTACTCTTGCTGCTGCGTTCGCTGACAAACCAGTGATCGTACGTATGTCTGACTTCAAGTCAAACGAATACGCTAACCTGATCGGCGGTAAACTGTACGAACCTGAAGAAGAAAACCCAATGTTGGGCTTCCGTGGTGCAAGCCGTTATGTATCTGACAACTTCCGTGACTGCTTCGAACTTGAATGCCGTGCACTGAAAAAAGTTCGTGACGAAATGGGCCTGACTAATGTTCAAATCATGATCCCGTTCGTACGTACTGTTGCTGAAGCTAAACGTGTTATTGAGCTATTAGGTCAAAACGGTCTGAAACGTGGTGAAAATGGTCTTAAAGTGATCATGATGTGTGAATTGCCAACTAACGCTTTGTTAGCTGAACAGTTCCTTGAACACTTCGATGGTTTCTCTATCGGTTCAAACGACTTGACTCAATTAACGCTTGGTCTTGACCGTGACTCTGGTATCGTTTCTCACCTATTTGATGAACGTGATCCAGCAGTAAAAGCGCTTCTTTCTATGGCCATCCATGCTTGCCGTAAAGCCGGTAAATATGTAGGTATCTGTGGCCAAGGTCCTTCTGACCACCCAGATCTTGCACAATGGCTGATGGAACAAGGTATTGAATCTGTATCTCTTAACCCAGACTCAGTATTGGATACCTGGTTCTTCCTGTCTGAAGAGAAAGCTCAAAAGGCTTAA
- the cyoC gene encoding cytochrome o ubiquinol oxidase subunit III, giving the protein MAEVLHHDNHGHDEHHHHDDTDITVFGFWTYLMSDLILFGTLFIAFAVLSSHVPLGTPSARDLFGDSLGFVLTETFALLISSVTFGFAVLAAYKKNVGQVLTWLAITWLFGAAFIGMELYEFNHLVHAGHGPSTSAFLSSFFTLVGTHGIHVTSGLVWMIVLMIQIKKYGLTLPNTRRLACLSLFWHFLDIVWICVFSVVYLMGVL; this is encoded by the coding sequence ATGGCTGAAGTACTTCATCACGATAACCACGGACACGATGAGCATCATCATCACGATGATACCGACATCACTGTCTTTGGTTTCTGGACTTACTTGATGAGTGACCTTATCCTTTTCGGTACACTCTTCATTGCATTCGCTGTTTTAAGTAGCCACGTTCCATTAGGCACTCCAAGCGCGCGTGATCTGTTTGGTGATTCATTAGGTTTCGTTTTAACTGAAACGTTTGCCCTTTTGATCTCTTCCGTAACTTTTGGTTTTGCCGTTCTAGCTGCCTACAAGAAAAACGTTGGTCAGGTTCTTACCTGGTTAGCGATCACTTGGTTATTTGGTGCTGCCTTCATCGGTATGGAACTTTATGAGTTCAATCATTTAGTTCATGCTGGTCATGGCCCTAGCACTTCTGCGTTCCTGTCTTCGTTCTTTACGTTGGTAGGTACGCACGGTATCCACGTGACTTCAGGTTTGGTATGGATGATCGTGTTAATGATTCAAATCAAGAAATATGGTTTGACTCTACCTAACACTCGTCGTCTTGCGTGCCTAAGCTTGTTCTGGCACTTCCTTGACATCGTATGGATCTGTGTATTCAGCGTAGTTTACTTGATGGGAGTTCTATAA
- a CDS encoding flavoprotein, whose amino-acid sequence MSTKQDAYAGIFENRPENFQHFTGIKVPSSQLAELDCAGKDIAIIGTDQFTVSQLNKISQQARSVKVFQINPQFVLPGTERGLQRLLNHPLIIKNRRLFNNRIKSILSLRYLENQVQNLWLRRQLMPNLAAASKVYLKSDHYYAALQRENCQLITWPIAKISENSIHCINGDEHQVELIVHTFQSAS is encoded by the coding sequence ATGTCCACCAAGCAGGATGCATACGCGGGTATATTTGAGAATCGTCCCGAAAATTTCCAGCATTTTACTGGCATTAAAGTACCCTCTTCTCAGCTCGCTGAACTTGACTGTGCCGGAAAAGATATTGCGATTATCGGTACGGATCAATTTACCGTAAGCCAGCTCAACAAGATTAGCCAGCAAGCTCGCTCAGTAAAAGTTTTCCAGATTAATCCGCAATTTGTATTGCCAGGTACTGAACGTGGTTTACAGCGGTTATTAAATCATCCATTGATCATTAAAAATCGACGCCTATTTAATAACCGCATTAAAAGCATTTTATCATTACGTTATCTAGAAAATCAGGTACAAAATTTATGGCTCAGACGCCAGCTCATGCCAAATCTTGCAGCCGCATCCAAAGTTTATCTTAAATCAGATCACTATTATGCTGCTCTGCAACGTGAAAATTGCCAGCTGATTACCTGGCCTATTGCAAAAATTTCCGAAAATAGTATTCATTGTATTAATGGAGATGAACATCAGGTTGAGCTAATTGTGCATACTTTTCAATCAGCAAGTTAA
- a CDS encoding RDD family protein, with product MQIYLARNNQQAGPYTLEQLNQMLANQQVLLTDLAWHQGMTEWKALGELTQGKLIYQPEGYVAPETPATQTYQAPQNANESSTDHLRARSSQNVVAKKELASIPSRILAKIVDLLLWLPATFILTAFFTPEQETQFAQLNQEFMNVMLSSDADPALAQQLQTQMFDMFSQQAWIATAIYLVIMLAIQAFLIAKSGQSIGKKLTKIKIVDAETGEKTSLMRAFTIRSVFFIFLNIIFMPLSTIIDWAFGLGQKRQTVHDKLAKTQVVKQ from the coding sequence ATGCAGATTTACTTGGCACGAAATAATCAACAAGCTGGCCCATATACGCTCGAGCAATTAAATCAGATGCTTGCCAACCAACAAGTACTTCTGACTGATTTGGCCTGGCATCAAGGTATGACCGAATGGAAAGCTTTAGGTGAACTCACCCAAGGGAAACTGATCTATCAGCCTGAAGGCTATGTAGCACCAGAAACGCCAGCAACACAGACCTATCAGGCTCCACAGAACGCAAATGAGTCAAGTACAGACCATCTTCGTGCCCGCAGTTCTCAAAATGTTGTAGCAAAAAAAGAACTGGCGAGTATTCCAAGCCGTATTTTAGCCAAGATTGTGGATCTGCTTTTATGGCTGCCTGCGACGTTTATTTTGACCGCATTTTTTACTCCTGAACAGGAAACCCAGTTTGCACAACTGAACCAGGAGTTTATGAATGTGATGTTAAGTAGTGACGCTGACCCTGCTCTGGCACAGCAACTACAAACTCAGATGTTTGACATGTTTTCACAACAGGCATGGATTGCGACTGCAATTTACCTGGTGATCATGCTCGCTATTCAGGCCTTTCTGATTGCCAAATCGGGTCAAAGTATCGGTAAAAAACTGACTAAAATTAAGATCGTAGATGCTGAGACTGGTGAAAAAACCAGCTTGATGCGTGCCTTCACTATTCGCAGTGTGTTCTTTATTTTCCTGAATATTATCTTCATGCCACTCAGCACAATCATTGACTGGGCGTTCGGTTTAGGGCAAAAACGTCAAACCGTGCACGATAAACTGGCAAAAACTCAAGTCGTTAAACAATAA
- a CDS encoding pyruvate, water dikinase regulatory protein: MSEGKQIQRSVFFISDGTAITAETLGHSLLAQFPHVDFDIHIIPYISSEEAAMNVVTEINERAQKDGQKPLVFDTLVDPYVRDIINTANAVNLDVFEGLISKLSEELGTEPTTLVGQTHAVTDSESYKARIDAVHFALDNDDGARTRHYDKADLILIGVSRSGKTPTSIYLSLQFGIRVANYPLTEEDLDDNRLPAVLRPHKNKLFGLMIDAERLVAIRTERKANSRYASFSQCQMELRAIEGIYISEGIKYLNVSEMSIEEISTRVLQMTGLKRRIG, from the coding sequence ATGTCAGAAGGTAAACAAATTCAGCGGAGTGTGTTTTTTATTTCCGATGGTACTGCCATTACTGCTGAAACCCTTGGCCACTCACTGTTAGCGCAGTTTCCGCATGTGGATTTTGACATTCATATTATCCCTTATATTAGCTCTGAAGAAGCGGCCATGAATGTGGTCACAGAGATCAATGAACGTGCCCAAAAAGACGGTCAAAAACCTTTGGTTTTCGATACGTTGGTGGATCCCTATGTGCGTGACATCATTAATACTGCAAATGCAGTAAATCTTGATGTTTTTGAAGGGCTTATCAGTAAATTATCAGAAGAGCTTGGTACTGAACCTACGACTTTAGTCGGTCAGACCCATGCGGTGACCGATTCTGAGTCTTATAAGGCACGTATTGATGCCGTACATTTTGCGCTCGACAATGATGATGGTGCGCGTACGCGTCACTATGATAAGGCTGATCTGATCCTGATTGGCGTATCGCGTTCCGGTAAGACTCCAACCTCAATTTATTTGTCTCTGCAATTTGGAATTCGTGTAGCGAACTATCCGCTAACTGAAGAAGATCTGGACGATAACCGCCTGCCAGCAGTGCTAAGACCGCATAAAAACAAGCTTTTTGGCTTGATGATTGATGCAGAACGTCTGGTTGCAATTCGTACAGAACGTAAGGCCAACAGCCGTTATGCCAGCTTTAGCCAGTGTCAGATGGAACTGCGTGCAATTGAAGGCATCTATATTTCGGAAGGGATAAAGTACCTGAATGTTTCGGAAATGTCGATTGAAGAAATCTCAACGCGTGTCTTACAGATGACAGGACTAAAACGTCGAATTGGCTAA
- the cyoB gene encoding cytochrome o ubiquinol oxidase subunit I — protein sequence MSFLGKLGPDAIPYDPIVLVTVAMMILGGIAVVAGITYFKKWGYLWNEWFTSVDHKKIGIMYIFVSVIMLVRGFADAIMMRLQQFLAKGGGEGYLHPEHYDQIFTAHGVIMIFFVAMGLVVGLMNISVPLQIGARDVAFPLLNSLSFWLFAGAAGLMMVSLALGEFAATGWMAYPPLSGIEYSPGVGVDYYIWALQISGLGTLLTGVNFFVTIIKMRAPGMKLMEMPIFTWTSLCTAVLIIAAFPVLTATIAMLSLDRYFGFHFFTNELGGSPMLYVNLIWTWGHPEVYILVLPAFGIYSEVVSTFARKALFGYKSMVYATVAITVLSFVVWVHHFFTMGAGANVNAFFGIMTMIIAIPTGVKIFSWLFTMYKGRIVYTTPMLWTLGFLVTFGIGGLTGVLMAVPPADFLVHNSLFLIAHFHNVIIGGVVFAMFAGIIFYWPKMFGWRLNETWGKAAFWFWFFGFYFAFMPLYILGFMGMTRRLNTFDNPDWDPYVNIAMFGAVLVALGIVCFIMQIVVGFLQRDQRLDLTGDPWDGRTLEWATSSPAPFYNFAHLPKINGIDTFWIEKENGVAYAKPTKYEDIHMPTNRAAGFIIAMFITVMGFALIWHIWWLVAVTFVAAIISFIVSSFTKKVDYYVPAAEVERIEGERYAILEKHLKKD from the coding sequence ATGAGCTTCTTAGGTAAGTTAGGTCCAGATGCAATTCCGTACGATCCAATCGTACTGGTAACTGTTGCAATGATGATCTTAGGTGGTATCGCAGTTGTTGCAGGTATTACCTACTTCAAAAAATGGGGCTACCTGTGGAACGAATGGTTCACATCTGTAGACCATAAAAAAATTGGTATCATGTATATCTTTGTATCAGTGATCATGCTGGTACGTGGTTTCGCCGATGCGATCATGATGCGTCTTCAGCAGTTCCTTGCAAAAGGTGGCGGCGAAGGTTACTTGCACCCAGAACACTATGACCAGATCTTCACCGCACACGGTGTGATCATGATCTTCTTCGTGGCAATGGGTCTTGTTGTTGGTTTAATGAACATCTCTGTACCGCTTCAAATCGGTGCACGTGACGTTGCATTCCCATTATTAAACTCTTTAAGCTTCTGGCTGTTTGCTGGTGCTGCAGGTTTGATGATGGTTTCACTTGCTCTAGGTGAATTCGCTGCGACTGGTTGGATGGCTTATCCTCCACTATCAGGCATTGAATACTCTCCTGGCGTCGGTGTGGATTACTACATCTGGGCACTGCAGATTTCAGGTCTGGGTACGCTATTAACGGGTGTTAACTTCTTCGTTACCATCATCAAAATGCGTGCGCCTGGCATGAAACTGATGGAAATGCCAATCTTTACCTGGACATCTTTATGTACAGCAGTATTGATTATCGCGGCATTCCCAGTATTGACTGCTACTATTGCAATGCTGTCTCTTGACCGTTACTTCGGCTTCCACTTCTTCACAAACGAGCTAGGCGGTAGCCCAATGCTTTATGTGAACTTGATTTGGACTTGGGGTCATCCAGAAGTATACATTCTGGTATTGCCAGCATTTGGTATTTACTCTGAAGTTGTATCGACTTTCGCTCGTAAAGCGTTGTTCGGTTACAAATCAATGGTATATGCAACAGTTGCAATTACAGTATTGTCATTCGTTGTATGGGTCCACCACTTCTTTACCATGGGTGCAGGTGCCAACGTTAACGCGTTCTTCGGTATCATGACCATGATTATTGCGATTCCTACTGGTGTAAAAATCTTCTCTTGGTTGTTCACCATGTACAAGGGTCGTATTGTTTACACTACCCCAATGCTATGGACACTTGGCTTCCTTGTGACTTTTGGTATCGGTGGTTTAACAGGTGTATTGATGGCAGTTCCACCAGCGGACTTCCTGGTACACAACTCTTTATTCCTGATCGCTCACTTCCATAACGTAATTATTGGTGGTGTAGTATTCGCGATGTTCGCGGGTATCATCTTCTACTGGCCGAAAATGTTCGGTTGGAGACTGAATGAGACTTGGGGTAAAGCAGCATTCTGGTTCTGGTTCTTCGGTTTCTACTTTGCATTCATGCCACTTTATATCCTTGGTTTCATGGGTATGACTCGTCGTCTGAATACATTTGATAACCCAGACTGGGATCCGTATGTAAACATCGCAATGTTCGGTGCAGTTCTTGTTGCACTTGGTATTGTATGTTTCATCATGCAAATCGTTGTTGGTTTCCTACAACGCGATCAACGTCTAGATTTGACTGGCGATCCATGGGATGGTCGTACGCTTGAATGGGCTACATCTTCTCCTGCTCCGTTCTATAACTTTGCTCATCTTCCAAAGATCAATGGTATTGATACTTTCTGGATCGAGAAAGAAAACGGTGTTGCTTATGCAAAACCTACGAAGTACGAAGATATCCATATGCCGACTAACCGTGCTGCTGGTTTCATTATCGCAATGTTCATCACTGTTATGGGCTTCGCGTTAATCTGGCACATCTGGTGGTTAGTAGCGGTTACTTTCGTAGCAGCTATCATCAGCTTCATCGTGTCTTCTTTCACCAAGAAAGTGGATTACTATGTTCCTGCTGCTGAAGTTGAGCGTATTGAAGGTGAACGTTATGCGATCCTTGAAAAACACTTGAAGAAGGACTAA
- the cyoA gene encoding ubiquinol oxidase subunit II: MRQTILAVLSLSTMAALLTGCGGDLVLLNSKGPVAEGQSSLMMTAIYLMLLVVIPSIIMALWFGWKYRASNKDADYKPTWAHSTAIEIVVWGIPVIIIGILAWLTWWGSHKYDPYRPLEADKAPLTVQVIAEQFKWIFIYPEQNIATVNEIRFPEKTPVSLRLTSNFTMNSFFIPALSGQIYAMAGMQTHLNLMADETSPAEGYRGFSSNYSGYGFSQMRFRAHAVTDAQFAEWVAAVKAGNGTSVNPEAVQKTVLDQAEFASLRDGNRGKHQIEAIIAKATTPEEKAAAEAMKPYPTKPHPVTYYSSVEQGLFESVINNYMSNYHGADHSASSVAHQEAAASEAHVDVEHATASQGE, translated from the coding sequence ATGAGACAAACGATTTTAGCTGTATTGTCTTTATCAACGATGGCTGCACTTTTAACAGGGTGTGGTGGTGATCTAGTACTTCTGAACTCTAAGGGTCCAGTTGCTGAAGGCCAAAGTAGCCTGATGATGACTGCGATTTACTTAATGCTGTTGGTGGTAATTCCATCAATTATCATGGCATTATGGTTCGGTTGGAAATATCGCGCATCGAATAAAGACGCAGACTATAAACCTACATGGGCACACTCTACTGCAATTGAAATTGTAGTTTGGGGTATCCCTGTCATTATTATTGGTATTTTAGCTTGGTTAACTTGGTGGGGTTCCCACAAGTACGACCCATACCGCCCACTTGAGGCAGATAAAGCACCATTAACAGTTCAGGTCATTGCTGAACAGTTCAAATGGATCTTCATCTACCCAGAACAAAACATTGCGACTGTAAACGAAATTCGCTTCCCAGAGAAAACTCCGGTAAGTCTTCGTTTGACTTCTAACTTCACGATGAACTCATTCTTCATCCCTGCGTTAAGTGGTCAGATCTATGCAATGGCGGGTATGCAAACTCACCTGAACTTAATGGCAGACGAAACTAGCCCAGCTGAAGGCTACCGCGGTTTCTCTTCTAACTATTCAGGCTATGGCTTCTCACAAATGCGCTTCCGTGCACATGCTGTGACTGATGCTCAGTTTGCTGAATGGGTAGCTGCAGTTAAAGCAGGTAACGGTACTTCAGTAAATCCAGAAGCAGTTCAAAAAACTGTTTTAGACCAAGCTGAATTTGCAAGCTTGCGTGACGGTAACCGTGGTAAACACCAAATCGAAGCGATTATTGCAAAAGCTACGACTCCTGAAGAGAAGGCTGCTGCTGAAGCAATGAAGCCTTACCCAACTAAGCCACATCCAGTGACTTACTACTCTTCTGTTGAGCAAGGTTTGTTTGAATCTGTGATCAATAACTACATGAGTAACTATCACGGTGCTGATCACTCAGCGTCTTCTGTTGCTCACCAGGAAGCAGCTGCTTCTGAAGCACATGTAGATGTTGAACATGCGACTGCTTCTCAAGGAGAATAA